The nucleotide sequence ACCCTCCACGGAATTTCCATACCATCTGCAACAAACACTCATCATTCTGCTTGTGAATCTGATCAGGAACGGACGTGACTCTTCTTCTCTCTCAACATTTTCGTGAATATTCAAAAAACTAGTTGATTTTCTGTGAAGTGTACATCGTCTCTATAATCTCTTAAATGACTTTAAGTTAATAAGAACTTCTCTAGAActtgttcttaaaaaaaaacaatttttaatccaTTAAAACTGGCATGTCCACGAGCCAGAACATTTTGAGAGTgttacctaaaaagtgtttgctgagcaataaaaaattaaacacgAGATCCTCATAATTGATGTAAATTATTACAATTCCTCCTTCTCTTTTGTCACATTATTCATGATTATCGAGTGAAGAAAATTATCTTCATTTCATAGATAGTTTCATCAGTAAATTGTGCTGTGAAGGTGTTgagtttatttcaaatttttacttCAACTAGCGAAAAACCATTGTCTCAATTTTTGTGCATCGCCACAAACATTAcggaaaaattttccattaaagaGGACACAAAAGTAACAAGACCTCCAAAGTGAAATTAGTGACAAAGTGGATATatatacacatatttttttgtgaatttcttcAAAAGAGGATAGAGAAATAACATTTATAGATGTGCATCTTCATGGAGGTGGAACGACTCTGAAGCAAATTTGAGTAGATTATTttctcctaaaaaaaaaattcttcaccTCAAAATAAAGAGACACATAATAGGTAAATAGAATAAAGACAGACAAAAGGAAGTCtctcaacacaaaaaaattaatatgcaCGGTATATTAAAATACCACCACCATTCGCACAAACAATAGTTTCAAATGCGGGTAAATTAATATGATGTGTTTACCTAATATCTCAGTTTTATTGTAATTACAGTTTAGTGTTTGTCGTTGCACTTGTATCATGTGTCTTTTTGGAGTCCAACTAAATAGTGAAGCAAAAGAACTGAAAATTGTCAGGAGTATCCATTAAAAGAATCCCAAAAGATCAAGCGGAAACCGAAGAGAGAAATACGAGAAAAGGGGTACATAGATTCTTATTCTATGATCAACAAAGGATAGTGCAGAATTTGTGGGTGTTCTGTAGAATTTGTTCACCATAAATGCATTTACGCTAAAGTGATTTAATGTGGTGTTAAATGAAAAgcattcataaaaaatattcagtAATTCTATCCCCTGAACGACAATTTTTTCTGCACTTTTGTTCCCTTCACCATTTTATGGTGGTTGCATATTCGTTACATTGATACTGGTTCTCTTCCTCTTGTTCCCAAGaacagaaaaaaacaacaactaTATACGTGAAAATAATCAACAATTAATGAAATTACCAATGAgataaacaagaaaaaaaaaacaaagtgttgtaaaatttaaaaagtgaaaataagtCATCTATAAAATGATTCATCCATCCACAAAATACCCAACAAGTCCACTTTCGCATTTTCTCACTGGAGTCTCAGCTCCTGGCAACATCCCAAGTCATCATCATCAACCAACACAGACTCTAAGTGATCTGGAAAACAGTCATAATACACCCCTTGAAGTTGTGAATGGTAGCATTGGCAAATCCTTCACAATAGCCGCAATTTTGGGCCTTAAGAAGAATGCAGCAGCCGCTGCTGCAGCGGCTGCAGACAACAATAATCGCTCCTTTGAGGATGTTATGAACCTGTCCCTCAATCACAATCACCTATCCACCGATAGTTCCAAGAGCAGCAATCACTTTGCGGAAAATCATAGATTAATCAACCTTGCTGGGAACAATTTGACGAGACTTCCTGGAATGTCTGCACTCTCACCCCATTATTCCCATCACACCCCATCTGCCCTCCAAAGTCTTCAGCAGTTGCATCAGCAGCACTCCACCACAGCCGCCAATCACTTAAACTTTCATCAAAGAGAACGAAACcgaaatggtaattttttttataatacccTTTTGATAAAATGTTAACCTTTCTGTATATTTTGAAACTTTGGATAGCCAagtagaaaactttttttttggctatttaaaattaaaaaaaaaagattgattCTTGTAGATAATAATAAAGTCGAAGAGCATCTAAACCTAAGATAGTTTTGCAAGTATCTTAGCTAAATCttccaatattttataaaaacattCCTTCTGGAGAAGCAGATTCTTTATATCTTAAGGATGTCTGCCctataattcattaaaattttcattttcctataatctatgttttttattaaatctttgaAAACCGAGTATATAAGTATTGTTAATAACTCTTTGCGGAAAGAGTTGAAAATAATGAGATCTTTGTAATCCAAACTCAGATATTTTTTGTGATTCttctgcacagaaaaaaatattttataaaattgttcttaaatgtttgtgaaatcctatggaggacttacgaaatgctcgtgaatcgtataacccacaaataagttcgtaaaatgttgtactattttcacaaacattgtttgtaaaatgatcatttgacgaacattttttgaacttaaaaaacatttgttcgtaaatgttcgtaacattttgtcattttatcgtaaatttttgccagagaaacaaaaatttacgaacaaatgacaaaattttacgaacattttttgtgtgtttacaaacatttacgaacaaatgtttgtaaaagtacaaaaaatgttcgtcaaatcatcattttacgaacaatgtttgtgaaaatagtacaaaattttacgaacttgtttgtgggttatatgattcacgagcatttcgtaagtcctccataggatttcacaaacatttacgaacaattttacaaaatattttttttctgtgtaaccATACAAGGTTTTAAGGGTCGCATAAATTCTTTCTCTTCGTAAATATCTTATTGAGgactaattattattattattaattttttttccactcaGGTACTTTTACATTGAGGActtaaatctttgtaaaatgtaaaagttGCATGAAATTGGTTTGCTGGATATTTTACGGTTCGGAGAAAGTTAAGCCTCCTTATGGAAAGTTAAATTTTACAATGGAGGGTAATCTTTATAAAACAATATCTGCAGCAAGATAATCCCTCAAATCTTAttataaatttgtataaaatgtgttcgagcagtaaaataagaTAATCAATGAAAGAACATTATTAAAACAATCATTACGTTAGTTAGTGTATAATTGTCTATCTTGGTTAAATTGAGTTATACTAAAATTATGTAAACTTTATTATCAATGATATGATATCAATTCGATGAGTATTACTTCCAATGATATGGAATTAGATAGCCTTCTGAGTATACCAAAGGGATTTATAATGGTTTTAGCGGTTCTTGGACGTCCTTCTCAATGGCggacaattttcaataaaattcttcGTCATAAGCTTCGAACTTATAAAAATCGAGATTGAAACAGAATATAAATGGTGTCCGTTAACCCATAAACAAGAACTTTTACAACACAAACTAATCTCATGGATAAAAAAGAAAGCATATTACCTTAAGATAaagtataatatatttttcaatgatcgTAAATTTTAGGGATAATATGCAATTTTCGATATATCTTTGTGATTAGACTATGTCTATGCGGCCAAACAGATATCGGCTTGGGATTTTCGAAAAACATCTCTGTAGTATGATTCCAGGATCATGAATATGAGCTTTATTTTTCCTCAACCAAAGCTATGCCTTTGTTGGAGATTTCCGTAAAACATGTAAATTGATTTAAGCTGAGTTGTAATTTAAAAAGTTGCATAATTGAATAAATACTTGATCTATACACGAAAAttccattgaatcattcctaaattATAGGCTATAATTAAAAGTCAAAGGTTTAACAGACCGCGGTTTAACAGATACGCTATAGAGCGTATTTTTATCCAATTAAGGCAAATACTTTGTCTTTCTTGATATCCTAGACAAGTTTCTAAATCGATTTCAAATAACCGGTGAATTAATTATTGTTGTCCGACATACAATTGagactttaagaaaattttcaatagatTATATAAACCGATTTATTACTGTGCAAGATGAAAGTTACATATTCGAACATTTCTTTAGAAgaattctgtaataatatgaccatgtcatatgacaatttttttgattCAGGAGCGGTTACATCTTTTAAGACCAGTGAGAATCGAATGGTCTTTGCAAGAAGTTTTATTAACCCTTTAGTATCTGGGCCCTTATTCTGCTGTGAAACGCAGATTTATCACTAATTTCGTGATAGTGCTTGTGTGTGTGAGGCTGGCTTCGGCccacattaaatgaaattgtgaacaaaataaTCACTGTAAAGCACACAAACACCTTTCACGAGACTAAAATTGTTGTCCTTTGACTTACCAACTAAGAAAATTCGCGATAAACTTTGGAAAAATCCGTCAACTACATTTAACTCCACTGCAGTTGTCAATCTTGAGCACACTCTTGCtttcgctcgcactctctcattcgctctttggctgcgtgatgaaatttcaaaataattaccgttggacattctatttcataaatttagccaattttaataagttttcttgCTACTACTGTgccaagcaagaaaattaaaattttcaatgattttctcttttaatctaTAGTTTTCACTATGTGTTTCTGTAAAACCTCGAGAAATCACAGGCAAGGGGGAAATATTAAGTTGGAAATGGTgtacaaattttgaaagtaattcatataaattatgaattgtcGCAAATATTTTAGACGGATATGTCAGAATTGGTATTCAtaaatttagcagtaattttTTCACAGCATGAAACTTATGCTCTTGAGTATGTCGCtggaaaaaagaagaaaaaacacggAATTGTAGAACGAAGTTTTGATTGGTATTGTTTATGAGTGATTGGTCTGAAATTTCgtagattttgtgaaagaaaatttgttttccctGAGTAAGTAGTCAGATCGAAGCATCTACCGTCGCCACCATCGCAAAAGTTAATTACAAAGTCACCCATccggcaaattttgctgaattctGTAGAATTTACTCTAAAATGGTTCCGATCATTGCATTgtatgaaaatacaatattataaattttcgcaACTTTCCACAAGGTATTGTTCTGTTAAAATAAGCTTggcttattttctttgaaattatttatcaacttggtggaATTAATCATGATTTTCATAGtttatattttagataaaaaatgaacacgaatttgacctttgactccttctcctttatttacaaaataacaaTGTTGTTTACAAAACATATTGTCACAAATTAGGACTATTCTTTGAACATATTAACGTTGAAATCGAAACATAACTACTAATAGGGAACTTatatggaaaattggaaaacttgggaattatatatttcttaaaattaatagaaagaatattaacacttcgtagaaccctaactaaaagtgtcacggaaggaccaagtggcagccgctgccatttattgaattttacaaaatgttttgatatttttacttatattttaatattcgacgctttagtcagttcttttctggtgtctgaatctgAAAtatcatctccttgggtactgtatctaaagatttttaaccattcgatgttttcttATTTACCAGAAAcatggagtaagggaaagtagtctgcctttgaatgcggcagcctttgaatatttcaatttttctcttatttttcaaagcaaaaattctactttatgaacaacagttaatattattaactattttctattaacttcgcttaacaaaatggattttgagctttgggaagtaagagaaaaattgaataattcccaaaattattcatatttcccaattcaatattttccaataattcttctcaataatttgcaaaaacactttcaatttgttcttttaaggctttaatacactaacaatcaagaaaattacatctgcagaacatcaaactcccatataaagtgcaaatggcagcaactgccacttggtccttccgagtgcagttttttgtttttgcaatatatttacattaatatttaatttttattaaaaattttataacgaaaaaatagccagataaattctgcacgcattcaatcgggcctccaggcgaaatgatatattcttcaatataaaaaataaaattgaaaactaaattggcagcggctgccactagggtccttccaagtgttaataactatttctttgcgttaaacagcaattttccacctcaaatgcatttaatttttcatctcggGACCTCCAGaagctcgcgagataaaatttgcgtgatttttaaaataacagacattttcacgatttttcctcACTACTACACATGCTATGTCGCTGAAAGCGCCAAATCTCCACGCACACAGAGCCAAAGctctgtgtatgatgtgtaTTTGCATCACGCAAAATCGTGATTTTTAGGCGTGATAAGCTCCGTTTCAACAGCAGAATAGGCCCACTGATATATGAATCGAATTTTCAATTAGTTTCTCCgtatttaccacataaaaaaaatttaaatttgtcatatgacattgtcatactgttacagaattccccattGGAAAACTCGAATACTTTGCCACTACTTCTTTCTTAAAACTGACAATTTTCAGGAAGAATATCCACACATTTTTTAACCAACTTGTGGTACAACAAGTACATAAAGTCTAAAAATCGttcaatttttgagagaaaaattttCGGTTAATACAGGGTAGCTTCATTTTTAACCAAGCACTATTGAAAAGAAAACTCGCATATAAAAAATACACATACTTAATCCTAAAAACGGTAATTTgagatattattttatttaaaaaaaatattattaataagtAATGACAAAAGCAagacattttgcaaaaaaaatattataaaatcaacgaataattttcaaacaatCATTTACTTTGGAATGACGATCCAACCTTCTTGGTCGATACATGTTTCACTTGCTTTATCACGATAAATAGGGAAACTTAGGGCAAAATGTgacgtttttttcatttttatagaCCCTaaactctactgtaatattgAATTTAGTATATATTTTTACTTAGCAATTAATTTTACAGGAGAATCCAGCGAAAATCGATATATGAAATCTTAATTCCTAGAACTGTAAGCAGATAATTTTAAGCAATAATTTGTATTGGAAACCCATTTTCTTAATCTGCTGAAACTCATTTTCTGCAACTCATTACAAATTATCCTATGGCTATCAATATTTCGCGCCAGTATTTTCAGGAATATTCTTTAAGAAAATGGTTCTAAAAAGCACATTTCCCTTCGAGTTAAAGGGAAAATAATGTCTTCAATAAATAGTAAACCAACAAATTTCCTAGAATAATGTGCTGATTAGGATCTTGTCTTCCAAAAGAGCTCAAATCTAATAAGATTATgcagtttaaaatatttttaactggTGTACAAAGTTATTAAGTAGATGTAGGATTAAGGTAATTCTATATGGCCACTACAAATTCTTGTCTATCACAAACAAGGTAGTATTAAgtcattttactgctcaaactcaaagagagaactGTTGTTATATATAATTGActctttttcaacttgtcactgtatttgagcttaaacggtaagagatatcaacttctgatTTTCGGTGAACCccaatatattataaaaaaatacagtgcccgctctctaatccggatcgccgtaatccggacgagttatcgacggttacatttaaaatcattttgaggttatgcatgCACGAGTATTCagtaatgaaaatgaattatcttctGAAGTTTTTGTATAGTTTAAAATTCtataattagggtaaattaagctaattcaaaacctgctccaaatggaaatttttcgctactccaaatggaaacgtcattgttttcacgataaatacagtactaaattattatatttatatactttctatatcacagtttcattatttagttaattttgctccaaatgaagcgaaaatccattcatattcacaaattttaatttgttaatttctcagaaaaattaaaagtgtaccttttcaccatcgtatttttcatcgatcgacaatgttttccaatgaaaaacacaatgaggtgactgttgtttattcgttttgttcaacatttatgtcatatttctggctaatgttagttaaattaagtgctaatctctATTGTTAACGgttacgtgaagttttcaaatgaaataattacctatttcatgaacaaaaagggtttttctgaagtgtctgcaaatgtttcaattcaataggaaaccccggaaatatgattttttttggagagattttcttattgttttagatgagaaaggagaaaagaccaaaaataagaacaaatcctgcactcaagagcaactcaacaaggttttgaaaaCCTTTCGTCgctgtttcacttacactgtttgtctccaattagaaactttcccttgtctccatttggattaatatgtttccaatagaagtattttacgctcgcgtatttttcttgtatttaagaagttttcaaattatatctaaagaattttcactaaacagtaagattatagaagagtcaaggaacaaatttatgtaattctgttcagaaaaaaatatgaatttatgtgttgaatcttctgtcaaagttaaagcgtctggaaatggttttgaattaggacatttaccctaaatatttttctttacaaaatagaggaaaattactttcacaaagttgtagagcggtaaatttcctataaaactgcgctaattagaaatttctggggcgttcgagtagtttgtaaaaaaaataaaatatccgttttgtgactttttgccccagtctcccctacatagaAACATAGAACAAAATTAGTTATTATGAAGCCTGCGATCGTACGAAACATAGGCAATTTCCCCTACAGTCTCGATTTAATTGCTAATCAAGTATTAAGTAAAATACTGTTAATGTTTCAGAACAAAGCGGATCAAAGAAGTCCTCAATGAAAAGCAAAAGAGTGCGGACGATTTTTACTCCAGAACAACTTGAGCGATTGGAAGCTGAATTTGAGAGGCAGCAGTATATGGTGGGACCTGAAAGACTGTACTTGGCACACACTCTTCAGCTGACAGAGGCTCAGGTAAAGTAAAAATTGGATTAATCTTCTGAATGattttgtaatgatttttttcgtgGGAATAGGTGAAGGTTTGGTTCCAGAACCGACGGATAAAGTGGAGAAAACACCATCTGGAGCTAACACAACAGAGATTGGCAATTTTGCGACAGAGACAAATCAATGCATCAGGAGCTGCAGCAATCAGCAATGCCCTTCAACCCGTTGAGACAGACATGGGAGCCTGTAGTGACTCGATGGAAGCCACTAGTGGTCAGGAGGACAACTAAGCCATGTGCAATTGAGCCACACACCAAAGTTACAGGGAGTATCATCACACTAGCGTTCCAATGTACATAAAGAATCCAATTGTAAATATTTCTCACTTACCATTAAAAGAGACACTGATGTGGAATATATGAATCTGATCAGTCAATCGCTGTCGCTCTCGTCATCGTTGCTCTCTGCTTCAGTTGCCAGACGAATCCTCATTCCAACGTCTTGCACAACGTCAACCATCCTGAGACGCTCCTTGTTTGTACAGCCAACATAAGGACATCTGCAAATGTTATATAATCTTGTAAATCTAATCATTCTTTTAGTCTGGAAATCCTTACCTAACTCTGGCATTCAGTTTGATAATATTCGCCAAGCTGTCTTTGTCGTAAACATGGTTGCAAACCTTATGCCTGACAGGATTCACGATGGGCTTCTTTGTAAACGGATCAGTTCGCTGAAGAGATTCTGTTACAGTCATACCCTCGCTGGATGTTGATGCTTCTCCCAAATCTACAGGAAAGACGCAAGAATTCAGGGTTGCCGGAAAGATAAAAACAATTCCTGCTTCGCACTTACCTCTCTTATAGGCAGCATCTACAAACTTTTCAAAATCCTTGTACCTCTTGGAATCCTTAACATCAGTGGTTATATTCCGGGTTAAATTGCGAAAATCCTAGtgttgtaaaataaatattaattaaagatACATCAAAAATCAAGTTCAAAAGGCTTCTTTCTGGGGATTACCTTTTCGAAGGTTGCAGCATATGGATTACTCTTACACTGATCAATGCATTTTACATAAGCTTGATGATCCAATTCATGGCTTGAGAGGATTTTCATCAGATAAGTGTAGGTTAATTTAGACTGCGTTACTGAAATCAtgagaaaaataaagatttagtAAAAGTACCATAACCTTAAAATAATGAGTATCTGTGTTTTACCAAAATCATCTTCATTTGTGAGATTTAGAACTGTTAATTCCACAGATTTATGAATACTGCTTGCTACTTTCTCaagttttgaagaaaattcactcATTTTGTCGATATTTCCTGTGAAAACTGCGATTTTCCAGAACGAATTTGTTCTCCTGTCGTCTACTCAGATCGCGGGAATACAAAGTGGTGAAGTGGTGAATATTTCACCCCATGAAGAATATCCATGGAATGTTTTTGGAATTCGCATCGGAACTTTCCAACAGCGATACAGATACAGTAGACCTCtgtctcaatcgggcatataggCATAGGgtggtaagagctcataattttggacagtttctaaatttggacactttgaggataaaattggacactaaaaataaattgattaaaattatggatttttattctaatatttgatgaataatgaattctgtctaaatatttgttctttttggaagattttaacactaaatacgttggggatctcagtggtgcaataggcaagacagCTAGTCTTGGGGTGACgggatctctgactcgactctcaaagttgtgagttcgagtcccgcccggtgcaataaactgaatgtcgagaaaaagacatctttcactgtgataaaattttttttcaattttttttttaaatttaattcaatttatttagaataaatagGACAATATGTCCTCTGTACAAAAgttatatacaaaaaaattatacaaaaaaacgtaataaaatgcaccgcctctgcccacaaaccttcaggagcacggaagaagcattcactacggggaaggcgttcctgggcgatctacgatcagcagattcttccaacaccaCGAGGCaccttgtaatgattacattgtaataccaaataaagtgcGACTCTATACGACTAATTAtaactaaatacgttaaattttgaatatgacttgagttaaaattgatttgttgaaaattcagtgtgaacaaatgcttacgagaaatatgacagaatggAACTTCGTGtttttcagtcttatttagctgtggtgaactactaacaatctttcctcactgtttttcagtgatattattaaatattgtgAGATCATAATAACCGAGGACTTGGAAAATGGGCATAGTAGCACaactggtggtggtggcccgacaagattactcttgttaagggtgtgtTGATGTACTCGTAGCTCAGGATCGACTGACTGTCGGCTCAGAgcattatacagtagactctcactcaatcggctctttctcaatcgggcgacaaattttgttgacggtttttacgtttaattatgaagctaattcgctcaaattcgctgtagttcttcctattttatcgtgtttctttataattgagcgctttttgtgaaatttacaaaggctttgtcgctcaattctatcgctaaaccggatgacattttgccccatattcccgattgagagagagtcagagagtctactgtaccatcGGAAGGCATGATCGCTCTCTGCTtaaagatgcacacccttcacctcccactcagagggctaaccctagggacaaggcacgttgtgtacccaatcagtctctggaaattcataataacggcaggggctttagccgcggaaccgattcgtcttacaatattcattgaatattgtgttgattcacactAATAGTGATTTGTGACTTGAAATTAGCAATTTTCCAGTAAATTATGGCATACTTCTTGATGTctttgacttttttcttaaggaattatttcaattattagcCTTAAAGATtgctagaaaatttaaatttttagcctAATCGGAAGTCAAGAACTTTATCTATGTTACTGTGCATTAATTTTAGTTCTAtgattaagttaaatattaattttgagtcTTAAAATTGAAGGTGTATTTCAAATATTATGTTCCACAATTCGACCGGTTGACGAATAATAgtaaatgaagcttttttcactgaaatattgttctattttgcaacaattcctaaaagtgtgttttcctattttattttaatgaattcttaattttaagtgTTATCCGTGAAGTTTACAAAAACCCTAGACGGTCGAGTAGAGACACTCTGATATCACAGTGTTCGAATAGAGGAGTacatcacattttcaaaatattttaatttttgtataattttgaattatattatGGCTAAATGAAGTTCAGAATTAGTTAGATAAAGACCTATTCTATACTTTTAGATAAAATcctatcaaaaaatacaaattataactgttttttcaaaagtttttcacaaaatctatccttaagtggtcgacagggtactttaccttatttgctttaaaatcgaacatgaaaattgtcaacaaaattttgtgctcgattgaaaaaaaaagccgagttgaattttaaaaattatgttgACAAATTGTCCCCATTTTGGGGTTTTTTGCTAAGCTAAACTGaatcaaaacaaacaaatgtcaacgagatgttcgtattcaaaactgggcttttttgcgaactttcatgtgaattgggaattacaaaaatctgaaaattttctcaatggaaatggcccataaattgaaaaagattCTCGTGGAGTCTaccaaatttatttcttcttcttcttctttattttatttttacggcTGTCGGATTCAATTTAGATCCATATAGCCAACGGTCATATTTACAGTTTTGTTGTGTTTTTGTTTGTGGTTTTCCTTTTATACATTGTTTGTTACAAGTTATTGTTCTTTTGGTTTACATTTGTTATTGTTATCACAGTAAATGCGTATTAATAGGATCGCACATTTCCCTTTCATCTCTGAAATCGCAGACCTAAATAAAGTCAAGGAATGATTTCAATAGTTTATAATCTTGTTTtaacaaagtatttttctttatttatttatttatttatatttttttaaatattgattttagccatttttaagaattttaaaatttctttgtaaatttcgttatttgtcgattttaaaattgttttgagatcattattattttgtgttaaatttttgaaattgcatCTGATATTGtcaaattttttacatttcaaaattaaatgttcACAATCTTCAATTATGTTACATATTTCACATAAATTattatcttttaattttattaagtgAAGGAATCTTTTATCTAGGCAATGTCCTGTTCTTATTCgtgatattatttttaaattgttaacattaatatttttttctttaaaccaAATTTTTTGACTAATTTCTCCATTTCTaacttcaaaattgaattttcctttttcattagacactttttcatattctcttttccatttattcaacataatttcttttctaattttatGAGATTCATGTATAGTAATTAAATTATTGACTTCATTATTAGAGTTTGTTGCACTTTTTGCTGCTCTATCAGCTTCTTCGTTTCCTGCTAATCCACAATGTCCCGGTATCCATTGAATTATC is from Phlebotomus papatasi isolate M1 chromosome 1, Ppap_2.1, whole genome shotgun sequence and encodes:
- the LOC129810296 gene encoding homeobox protein Dlx6a — encoded protein: MIHPSTKYPTSPLSHFLTGVSAPGNIPSHHHQPTQTLSDLENSHNTPLEVVNGSIGKSFTIAAILGLKKNAAAAAAAAADNNNRSFEDVMNLSLNHNHLSTDSSKSSNHFAENHRLINLAGNNLTRLPGMSALSPHYSHHTPSALQSLQQLHQQHSTTAANHLNFHQRERNRNEQSGSKKSSMKSKRVRTIFTPEQLERLEAEFERQQYMVGPERLYLAHTLQLTEAQVKVWFQNRRIKWRKHHLELTQQRLAILRQRQINASGAAAISNALQPVETDMGACSDSMEATSGQEDN
- the LOC129810303 gene encoding E3 SUMO-protein ligase NSE2-like, with translation MSEFSSKLEKVASSIHKSVELTVLNLTNEDDFVTQSKLTYTYLMKILSSHELDHQAYVKCIDQCKSNPYAATFEKDFRNLTRNITTDVKDSKRYKDFEKFVDAAYKRDLGEASTSSEGMTVTESLQRTDPFTKKPIVNPVRHKVCNHVYDKDSLANIIKLNARVRCPYVGCTNKERLRMVDVVQDVGMRIRLATEAESNDDESDSD